Proteins from a genomic interval of Rhodothermales bacterium:
- a CDS encoding GLPGLI family protein codes for MKSIVSLLAALLLPMAAFAQQGAVRYDATIKLDIQLPPGMEEMAAQIPDSQTSGRMLYFTEAATLMKDAPKAESDDDGPIEIGGDNFQFRLDNRRPEQETYISLEDGSMIDKREFMGRKFRVMDQTPEYSWRLTGEQSEYMGYAMMKAVGQRDTTVVEAWFTPDIPVSAGPDGMGGLPGLILVASVDEGRRTYTATSVDLEMSVAGMITPPKGGREVTREEFDAIVEEKMKEMNAQRSGSGGMRVMIRH; via the coding sequence ATGAAGTCGATCGTCTCCCTCCTGGCAGCCCTGTTGCTGCCGATGGCCGCGTTTGCCCAGCAGGGCGCAGTTCGCTACGACGCTACTATCAAACTGGACATCCAGCTTCCTCCGGGCATGGAGGAAATGGCCGCCCAGATCCCGGACTCCCAGACCTCGGGTCGCATGCTCTACTTCACGGAGGCTGCGACGCTCATGAAAGATGCCCCGAAGGCCGAGTCCGACGACGACGGACCGATTGAGATCGGAGGCGACAACTTCCAGTTCCGCCTTGACAACCGCCGTCCCGAGCAGGAGACCTACATCAGCCTGGAGGACGGGTCCATGATCGACAAGCGCGAGTTCATGGGTCGCAAGTTTCGCGTGATGGACCAGACTCCCGAATACTCCTGGCGACTGACCGGGGAGCAGAGCGAGTACATGGGGTATGCCATGATGAAGGCAGTCGGCCAGCGGGACACCACGGTCGTGGAGGCATGGTTCACGCCAGACATTCCGGTTTCGGCCGGTCCGGATGGTATGGGCGGACTGCCGGGCCTGATACTCGTGGCCTCGGTCGATGAGGGTCGCCGCACCTACACCGCTACTTCCGTGGACCTCGAAATGTCGGTGGCCGGGATGATTACTCCTCCCAAAGGCGGCCGTGAGGTGACCCGTGAGGAGTTCGACGCGATCGTGGAGGAGAAAATGAAGGAGATGAACGCGCAGCGTAGCGGAAGCGGCGGCATGCGGGTAATGATCAGGCACTGA